A region from the Pogoniulus pusillus isolate bPogPus1 chromosome 13, bPogPus1.pri, whole genome shotgun sequence genome encodes:
- the AMZ1 gene encoding archaemetzincin-1, whose translation MLQCRHAQEFSFGPRALKDALISTNPALQELYAKAFSRAEKLFLSEAYNPQRTLFCTLLIRTAFDWLLSHPDAPEDFETFYHAMLRRKQNFYRKHIYLQPIDLIEGPAGLSLLESLQSCVESFFLGLRVKCLPSIPVSSIHCCYRHSRDSDKVQLHADGILNFLKNNKPMDALCVLGLTLLDLYPCETWSFTFSKFLPGQEVGVCSFARFSGCSSLNPLTQKEELYEVSKGSRDRTLLFSAQEVVQCCKVTCHEICHLMGLGTCRWLQCIMQGALSLDEALLRPLEPCPICLRKLQHVVGFKLVERYRKLYAWTQTVLSTWPRQESADLSASEDILPFSSDSGMCCENDSEAVTSLSEPLTPDTCSQALSISQELEQDEHSCSLVEVQSQPQLAGPKPTDTIKDYELWLESCIAALERNVSEEELAQVDKTVDALAKWEMFTGQLPVMKKDLPFARDNAGLRKVLGDKFSSLRRKLSSRKLSKGESSPHRWRWEEN comes from the exons atgctgcagtgcagacacGCTCAGGAATTCAGCTTCGGGCCGCGGGCTCTGAAGGATGCGCTCATCTCCaccaacccagccctgcaggagctctATGCCAAAGCTTTCTCCAGGGCGGAGAAGCTGTTCCTCTCCGAAGCCTACAACCCACAGAGAACGCTCTTCTGCACCCTGCTCATCCGCACGGCTTTCGACTGGCTCCTCAGCCACCCCGATGCCCCTGAGGACTTTGAGACCTTCTATCATGCCAtgctgaggaggaagcagaaCTTCTACCGAAAGCACATTTACCTGCAACCTATAG ACTTAATTGAAGGTCCTGCTGGGCTGTCGCTGCTGGAGTCCCTCCAGAGCTGCGTCGAGTCTTTCTTCCTGGGTCTCCGTGTCAAGTGCCTTCCCTCCATCCCCGTCTCTTCCATTCACTGCTGCTACCGCCACAGCCGGGACTCGGACAAGGTGCAGCTTCACGCAG ATGGGATCTTGAATTTCCTGAAGAACAACAAGCCCATGGATGCCTTGTGTGTCCTTGGACTCACTCTGCTGGACCTTTACCCGTGTGAGACCTGGAGCTTCACATTCAGCAAATTCCTGCCAGGACAAG AAGTGGGGGTCTGCAGCTTTGCCAGATTTTCTGGTTGTAGCAGCTTGAATCCACTCACGCAGAAGGAAGAGTTATATGAAGTCAGCAAAGGAAGCAGAGACCGAACACTGCTGTTCAGTGCCCAAGAGGTGGTCCAGTGCTGCAAG GTGACCTGTCACGAGATCTGCCACCTGATGGGGCTGGGGACCTGCCGCTGGCTGCAGTGCATCATGCAGGGGGCGCTGAGCCTCGACGAAGCCCTGCTGCGGCCCCTGGAGCCGTGTCCCATCTGCCTTCGCAAGCTGCAGCACGTCGTGGGCTTCAAACTCGTCGAGCGCTACAGG AAGCTCTACGCTTGGACACAGACTGTACTGTCCACATGGCCAAGGCAAGAGTCAGCAGACCTGTCTGCCTCAGAGGACATCCTTCCGTTCAGCTCAGACTCCGGGATGTGCTGTGAGAACGACTCTGAGGCTGTCACCTCCTTGTCCGAGCCGCTGACACCAGACACTTGCAGCCAGGCCCTCTCCatcagccaggagctggagcaggatgaACATTCGTGTTCgctggtggaggtgcagagccagccccagctcGCCGGTCCCAAGCCCACAGATACCATTAAAGACTATgagctgtggctggaaagctgcatcgCTGCCCTGGAGAGAAACGTCTCCGAGGAGGAACTGGCCCAGGTAGACAAGACTGTGGATGCTCTGGCCAAGTGGGAGATGTTCACGGGACAGCTGCCTGTTATGAAGAAGGACCTGCCCTTTGCTAGGGACAATGCTGGGCTACGGAAAGTTCTGGGAGACAAATTTTCCTCCCTGCGGAGAAAACTCAGCTCCAGGAAACTGTCCAAAGGGGAATCGTCCCCACATCGCTGGCGGTGGGAGGAGAACTAG